The nucleotide sequence gtcaaaaaagaaaatgtaaaatccagtgctttggctgagcatgccacttcaagtggccacgcaatcgactgggggaaggcacgtgtccttaccagggaaaaagggctatctcgacgcctttatcttgagtccctcatgatccagactacgacacacactctgaacaggagcgatggcaatctgccgtcagtgtatgcgcgctgcctgcgtcacgtgttcaagactatttaagcgagctgctcgagcacctttatatattttacctgtgaacaaggctcccgtgtgggagccggaacgtcttttcttttaaatctttatttggtcggcgaagtgccccgggtttttgcttaccttttaaccatgtttcatccgaccagacgggcttccgtcaaacactgaacttcattaATCTTCATCAGGCGTATGGCCAACCCATCGTTCAGCAGATTCGCCAGTTTGTATCACTGTCGAAGCGAATGGCAGCGTTCCACGGCCACCTCAAGTTTAACTCTAAATGCAAGACTCTGGGTTTGATCCCTCGTTCACTACGTCTGGGAAGACCTGTATCGACACGCTTCGGTCTCAGCGTCATCGCCAAAGCTGAGCGGCAACTCTTACAAGCACGGATCCAAGACTGCCGGGAAAAAGTGAGAACTCTGGAGAACCAAGCTTTCTTTGCTCGCCGTCAGCTAGAGTTTCGCTTGCCTAACGATTTCGCAAGCGTGCAGCTACATGCCAATTTTCAAGCAAGCCTTCGTGCTCGGAAAGATGATCTGTCGCACGACAACAAGATACGCAGACTTCAAGACCAGCGAGGCGACGTTCAGCGCAAAGCAGGAAAGTGCACGTTTCTCAACATGTCCTCCTACAAACCAGACAAAACTGAGCTTTCGGTCCTCAGCCTTGGCCTCAATTTCAACGCCGGAGCTGCAAGGGATAAAAAGAAGTTTGTATGTGCCGTGGAGAACGCCGTTAGCCAAGTTGATCTCGCGCACCGTGATGAGGCCCGCACTCGTGTTGTGTCTGTGCTCTCCAGACTGCGGGGCCCCCCTTCTTCGGCCCTGTCTTCAGAAGAGCGTCAAGCGGTGAAGACGCTTCGCGGCAACTCCAAGGTCGTGATCCTGCCCGCAGACAAAGGGAACGCGACTTTTCTGTTGGACAAAGTCGACTACTCCCAGAAGATGCTGACGCTGTTAGAAGACACGAACACGTACGTTCAACTTGACCGGGATCCAACACCCAAGGTGCAAAGAGACTACCAGAAGCTTTTGGCCGATGTCTTTCGTGTGGTCCCCCCTGAACGCAAGTCACTGTATTTCACATTACTTTGTCATAATAGTTCGGCCCCTGCTCTTTATGGCCTCCCCAAGGTTCACAAGCCAGGCGTTCCCATGCGTCCAATTGTAGATTTTACGCGTTCACCCCTGCACAAGCTATCAGGATTTTTACATCGTGTCACTTCGCCCCTTGTCGGACAACGTGCCACTCACATACGCAATTCCTACGACTTGATGGACAAGGTCCGTGACGTCGTACTGGACAAAAACGACATCTTGGTCTCCTTTGACGTGAAATCGCTTTTTACTAGTGTGCCAACGGAACTTGCCGTGGATGTATGCAGTACCGCTCTGGAGTCGGATGCCACTCTACCCGAGAGATCGCCCATTGATGCACCGGACCTGGCTCGGCTGTTACAGTTCTGTTTATCAAATACGTACTTTACATTCCAAAAGCGTTTCTACAAGCTGGTCCACGGAACGGCTATGGGAGCTTCTATATCAGTAACCGCCGCTAACTTGACAATGGAAGCACTTGAAAGTCGAGCACTCGCTTCGTTCAGCCCTGCTCCGAAGGCCTTCTTTCGCTACGTGGACGACTGTTTTTGCATACTTCACAAAGAAGCAGTTCAGTCGTTCACTTCACACCTAAACAGCATAGAAGCAGCGATCCAGTTCACGGTAGAAGAGGAAGTCGACGGCAAGCTTCCGTTCCTTGATATGctgattgaaagaaaggggcctacTTTGTCGTTCGCAGTTTACAGAAAGCCAACTCACACAGGACGCTACTTGCATTTAGGCTCCTTGCAACCTGCTTCTCACAAAAGAGCAGTGGTTTCGACGCTTCTACGACGCGCGGAGAAAATCTGCACGAGACAAGAAGACTACGCAGCCGACGTAAGCGTGGTACGGCGGGAGCTATCAGCCTGTGGTTACCCGTGctctttcttgaatgctgtcgAACGACAAATGGCACGTCCGCAGTTACCCCATGCTGCCTCTAGTCAAAGCGCGCCGGAATACCCTATATCCCGTCCACTAGTGAAGCTCTAAGCCGTATTCTGCGTTCatacaatgttcaagtggcacacattccaaaccagaaactacggcaatcactcgtcaatgttaaggacaaattaccaaaagagaaattcccaggtgttgtgtacgttgtGCCATGCGCGGATTGCGACTACGTATACATCggcgaaactggtgactttgaaaggcgtcttaaacagcacaattatgacgtcaaaaaataaaatgtaaaatccagtgctttggctgagcatgccacttcaagtggccacgcaatcgactgggggaaggcacgtgtccttgccagggaaaaagggctatctcgacgcctttatcttgagtccctcatgatccagactacgccacacactctgaacaggagcgatggcgatctgccgtcagtgtatgcgcgctgcctgcgtcacgtgttcaagactatttaagcgagctgctcgagcacctttatatattttacctgtgaacaaggctcccgtgtgggagccgaaacgtcttttcttttaaatctttatttggtcggcgaagtgccccgggtttttgcttaccttttaaccatgtttcatcccgaccagacgggcttccgtcaaacactgaacttcatatatgtatatgtatatatatatatatatatatatatatatatatatatatatatatatatatattgttacggagggatgaaagacgcgatCGCGAGGCTATGGCTGCTCGGGGTTATTGGCGGTCAGCCATATCTTGTCTgcgctgactcatcctgtatggatattgtaaatacagtattTATATACTCCGAACATCTCCGtcacatattggtgggaggtgcgcaGTACAACGGCTGGAAACGAAGCTCTGCAGTGGACATTGCATCACCGTCCgaaccatgaatgacggtgagcccGCGGGATCACCGTCGTTGCagcctccaacgtcaccatcgccACCTACATCGCTGCcgccttcggttgtcgttgtgcaacccaaggatcctggaactttctgcgggaacGATGGCACCGActttgaagagtgggtggctatgtacgaacgcctGAGCGGAATCAAcggatgggaccctacgcttatgctagccaaCTGGTTGTTCGACTtacgaggcacggcaaaggtgcggtacgaaaaccacgaagaggagctaaccagctcgGACCAATGCAGAGGCAAGTTAaaagagttgtttggcaaaccagccggccgtaagattgccgcaaagcaggaactggcctcccgtgcccaatcccccacggagtcccaTGTCTCGTTCATCCaggacatgctggcactttgtcgcaAAGCTgttcacgacatgacagaagctgagaaggtcagggcgcgtgcttaagggcattgctgacgacgccttcaatctGCTCATGCCATCATTAtgccatcattaaagagtgtcCATCATGATGCCATCATTAAAGAGTGAtgccatcattaaagagtgtcCACAGTTCGAGCAGGCAAAAAGCCGGCACATCTTGCAACCATTCGACGGACTTCTCAATACTGCCGcgacgtcgacgtgtgaagatcaacccgcacagcagcatcaGAAGACGTGGTGCGAATTGTTAGaagtgaactggatgcgatggcgcccgcagctttctgttcgcgtagccctgatgatACCACTTTTTCgtttcccctcgtacaagccatcgttcgccagcaACTGGAAACCATCGGATTAAATTATATCTGTGCTGTCACCAATCCTAGAGCTAAccaacgcccttctactattttcgatccaccccgacgcttctctccgcattatcgcaacccgactgagtagagaactgcggacgaccagctgATATGTTTCCCCTGTCGCCGTGTTTGTCATgccgcccgatactgtcgcaactcgtggctctcaacacctcgcacgccgaccaacctgagccgctttgatggaaatgcccgcacTGTTTCGCCCCTTGCTATGTCTAACAGCACCGACCACTCTgttaggaacacgtggtacagccgctcgccatcgcagCGCCGACACCACTCTCTTTCACCGCAAAcgcgtcgcccatcttcccgttcgccgcagccacgtcgcctttcatcctctgtggcgtttggccgcaccctttcagaaaaccaagaaatgcagccctcggaggtggtgctgcattgccgactaccgcagcaaatcctctgtctgtgcccacaaggagaagagTCATAGACGTTAAAGTAGACGgtgtacctgtccaagcactcgtcgacactggagcccacgtttctgtgacgagtgctagcctacgtagacgctTAAATATGGTCCTCACctcagcagctgcccgagtgcttcttgtggccgacggcggcgtgctggttgttcttggaatgtgtactgagTGTTTAtatatagccggccgccctacttctgttctctttgttgAGAACAACTGCCCTCATGACGTTATCCTTAgcttggactttttatccactcattctgctctcatcgactgcgcgaccggcgttcttcagttggaactgcctcaactcgccacTGCTCCGAGTACCGCCCCACCGAACTTgcgctcgcttcacgatgtgcgtctctCACCCGAgacagttacttacgtcacttttaccgcccagccacaggttcctgtcAGTGAATATGTGCATCGCCCCCATCGTCGACGTggttttgaaccggaacgttgctgttccgcatacattggtcacggttactaacaacggggtcgttctaccgcttctgattTTCCGCCTATGCCCTCAGGTGATTCCGGCAGGCaagttcttggccagcgtttctagtggttctgaatttgaAATTGAGAGTCTGAGTGCCGAGAGGTGCTTATTAGCGCCagttgcagctcacagctctgctTCATTAACTGAAGACTTCGCGAAAaagattgcacctgacctcacctctgcacaggccccGGTCATACgtcacctgcttgaatcgtacagtgacatctctGATTTCGGCCACAGGTCTTTAGGCCAAACACCTgtcgttcaccaccgtataaacactggggACACGTATCCTATATTAGTCGGCGTCTCTatcgggtatcgcatgctgaacgtcgagtcattcAAACAAAATTGGACAacatgctccgcaaaggggtcatcgagccatgaGCCAGCCCTTGGgattcgcctgtcgtccttgtgataAAGAAAGATGGGACCTGACGTTTTTGCGTCATTGTCGCCACTTAAGATTACgcgcaaggacgtctacccactaccacgcatcgatgacgccttggactgcttgcacggagctaaatacttctcgtccatcgatcttcgatccggctactggcagactttagttgatgaaatggaccgcgagaagagtgccttcatcacgccggatggcttacaTCACTTCAAAGAGATGCCctttcacgatgcaccgacggtgaGACATTCTgcagttttgcgtacatacgacggcgtacgacgccggttcttctggccgggtgtCTACCGCtgtgtgcgtcgttatgtcgcaacttgcgaattgtgtcagcgcctgAAGAAACCTTCCCGCCCACCTCTCGGCCGACttcatccaattgaagttccgtctgaaccattctttcgcatATAGGcattgacctgcttggcccttttctgaGGACGACTAGGGGGAaaaagtggatcgccgtcgctactgattacgcaacacgctacgcgataacaaaggccctgccgactagttgcgcaacagacgtcgccgattagCTCCTTCACGatgtcattctccagcacggtgcacctcgaaaGTTACTTACCGACCGTGCCCGCTCGTTGTcctctcgagttgtggacgacctccttcgctcttgtgccactgagcacaagctgtccaccgtcTACCACCCACAagcgaacggtcttacggaacgtctcaagcgaacactcacagagatgttGTCAATGTACGGTttcaacgatcaccgcgactgggacgccacgccggcgtacgtgacattcgcgtataactcgtcccgacaagacaccgcaggatattcacccttttatcttttttaTGGTCGCTACCCCACATTGCCATTTCACACCATCCTACCTCCTGTGCCCCGCGTTGCCGCTGAGTACGCTcgcgaagtcatcgatcgcgcttaCATCGTGTCAaatcgcccgatctcgcttattagcctcgcaaCATCTGCAGAAAGAgggttacgaccggtgccatcgcgatgttcagttcaccccaggtgcttggatgctgctttggtcaccatgtcgtcggtttggcctctcccagaagcttctctctcgctatacatggccttatgaagtcctacgtcaagttaacgacgtcaattaccaCATCGCGCCGTTACTGTTTGATGCATCCCCAAGTCCACCGCCTGTTGACATCATGCACGTTCCGCGGCTGAAGCCACATACTTCACTCGCatttcttcgcctaccatgcgcagagacggcgcttcaccacccagGGTTCTGATTATGGAAGGATGGatgaagagaggaagaagatcgcgagacgctggctggtGCGGGTTGTTGGCggtcagccatcttgtctacgCTGACTTATCCTGCATATGCATcgtaaatacagtctttatatactccgaacatcccgtaacaatatataactatatatatatatatatatatatatatatatatatatatatatatatatatatatatatatatatatatatatatatatggacaagagagagagaggggctaAGAATATCCGAATGCCACGCAGTgatgtttgccgtcgtttggcgatcctcaaattgtttttttttcattccgccaaaCGGAATAATTAGCCCTAATCAACAATtcacttctcaaatattatatttagataaagaatgtcaatgagaaaattgtacggTGACATGAAAAACCCCCGATACAACttgctgttgctcaatacgtgctacataaaactgttgtaagcgtgaaagaagcccgcgaatacatgcaaagtgcctccaACGGCCACTCGTGAATTTTGCACACATTTGCACCcttgtaggtaagggaagtcaaAGTTGAAAATACGAAGCCCTGCTTTTATAAATAGCGATGCACACGCCTCGTGGTTGCAAGGTAAATTTCGTGCGTAGTCTCCATCAGGTTGTGGTTGGTTCCAGCTAACATTTCCGCACTAGCTAGCATATTTTCTTCTTTGACCAGCATGTCATTATGCGGCTAGGCGCGCAGATCACTTACCATGGAAGACATGGAGCCGTAATGCCAATGAAACGCCGCAGCTTATACAATTCACATCCTTCGTACACGTTCGTTTGGTGTCGGCTATCGAATGTTTGATGCATAAAGTGGCTTACCTATTATTTTCATCAAAAGACAGCTACTTTCAAATGAACTTTCTTGATGCTACTCAAAGAAACAACCACCCCGTCCGCAAATATTACCGCCGTACAATTTAAATCGATAAACGGTCCGGTCTCCAATCAGTACCATTGGGCTGTTGCTTGTCGCACGTCAGTGAGGGCTGAAAACATTTTTCGATGTAATAAAGCACGTACTTTAATAAAAGTAGACCAATAAAAACAATGGCCTACTTATTTTGTGAGAAAAAATTATAATTGCCTTCTGTTGTGAACTGAAACCTGCTGTATATTGGTCGCAATTTTGTGGTTTGtgagcccccctcccccactgtaatgcctctGTGGCGCTGTGGGTACTTAATTAATGAATAAAATATAGATAGATTAATCAATAAAAATGACATTTTAACTAGGTTTGTAAGTATATGATATATTGAACTTATAGGCAAACATTTAGTGGAGTTGAGTGCCCCCAGCAGAAAAACACCAAGGCTCTTCCGCACTGCGAAGGTGGATTACCAGCTGAGGTGTAAACGTCATGGTAAGAAAACTTTTGGTAAAGAATTCTGTGCATCGctcattgtcacttagtaacgacggtcGCAATTGCTTTGTGGTCTTTATGATATACACTGACCGGCATGCTCGAAACTGCAGACACATTTGAGAATGTgaaatcgagagagagagagagagagagagagagagagagagagggggctctttattagaagaacagagaattttgccggcgcgtatataaccgctggcatgatactctgtatagggatggggaatgggattaaaagattccagaaaagagtgggagaaaaaaaagggtaaaaataaatatgaaatgtccgagtggacctgatactaatttTTACACGTGatatggcgggtaaatttaggcttttgtataggaaggatgcaatttttaaagttttcctatttgaccaatttctgtcaggtatttgaacaataaatccaataCCCGTCGCTGTGTAGAAGGGCCGgtcattggacctaagatgctcggtaacgttaacggttcgtggcgaatcatgtccatttggtgctaaataattgtctctcgtcgcggtacgcggggcattctagtaatatgtgttcaattgtctctaagttgcgacagttatcaaagtatgggttagtggtaagttttatgcggtacagataattgttcgtatatgccacgttcagtcgaagacgatggtacaatgtctctaagtgtcgaggaagtggtcgtggaattttcggtctcatttctgggtcaatgtaacgtaggaagttatcttggtgaagcggcagattcaaggtgcgctctttttcttgataggcatattttttgccatggttaaagcgtcggcttttgtaaaatatgttcttctgaac is from Dermacentor andersoni unplaced genomic scaffold, qqDerAnde1_hic_scaffold ctg00000039.1, whole genome shotgun sequence and encodes:
- the LOC126519841 gene encoding uncharacterized protein; amino-acid sequence: MSSYKPDKTELSVLSLGLNFNAGAARDKKKFVCAVENAVSQVDLAHRDEARTRVVSVLSRLRGPPSSALSSEERQAVKTLRGNSKVVILPADKGNATFLLDKVDYSQKMLTLLEDTNTYVQLDRDPTPKVQRDYQKLLADVFRYTDGEYGASGGGRCVYTRDIVVVLGLPYERLRLGFSPSDV